gtttttttttccaaaCTACTAAATGCATACATAAAATCATACATCATTCTTTGACCATCTTTTTTATTTAGTCATTCATTTATTCCCCAGTTTTGAACTTTGTTCCATTTCACATTGTTTATTTTTATTGTTTTATCCTCTTTTTTTTTACACCTTCAACCATGGAAGCCATATGTCATGCTCTCCATATGCAAGTATGGATAATGACAATACATACTCGACAAGTCCATGATGATAAGTAGATGACTCTGACATGGGACTCGATGAAAGTGGCATTATCATGTTTCACCTCTTGCGATAATACATACTCTGTAATACGAAGTGACTAATGGGATAGACGGATATTATGCGAGTAGACATTGAACTTATAGTAGATGACAGGTTGAACTTATAGTAGATGACAGGTGGCCCCGATTGATATGTAATATGAGTCTTAGGTATTAAATTTTTTTCTAAATACTTGATTCGAATTATAAAAATTATTTATATTTTTGATAGGATTAAACAAAACCTTAATCCAAATTatcatatacatatatagactTTACTGATCGTGTACATTTTGGCATATTATATTTTCAGCCCATGGAAAGAAACGCAGGCCATGGAAAGGAACCCAGGCCATGCGACCCCTTGACGGCCCAGCCCAAAACAATCAGGGAACCCCTTTGGCCCTCTCCGACTCTCCTGACGGCCTAACCCCAACAACTCgccgcccccaccccccccccccccgggtcCACTCGCCAGCTGCCTCTCGCCTTCGAGGGCTCAAGGCCTCGCCGTCTCGCTCACTCGACCTCCCCCACAAGCGCACGGGAGGGGCCAGGCGGACGGATCGGCCATGGAGGGATCCCGGACGCGTTCGAGCGGCTGCTGTTGGACGCCATCGAGGGCGAGCGCCGGATCTTCCCGTACGGCAGCGCCAGTGGTGCGCTGCGGGGCAGGCCTTGGCGCCAGGTCCGCCGGACCTCGGGGGAGGCTGACTGCGCGTGGTTGTGCGCTGGGGGCCCCTTGCCTCCGTCACCCTCCCGTTCCGTCCAAGGTGAGCAATTTTTCAATACTTATTTAATGGAAGCTACATGACGTCGATCTGCATGAATACTGCTATTGTGCTCGTCTGAAATTAATCTAAGAACCAAAATAAATGTTTTAACAGGAAACACTAGTGTAATCTAAGAACCAAAATAAGTTTTAAAACAATTGTTCAGCTAAATCTCAGGGGATCGTGTAATGGCGTTCTCCTCATTCAGGGGCGAGTTCACCAGTATAGCCGCCAGCTTTTTTCTGAACTGATCAATAAGATTTTGTGTAAAACCTTTTTCAAGCCTTTTGCCATTCCAATGCTCCATGTACTTTAGCATGAATAGGCCTCATGATGTCCGGTCTTCCTGTTGGGGTTCCTCAAGCATGTCAATATCCCAAgtgtttagtttgaaatctatccACCATGAGTATTCCTTCTTGTCGTCTGCATCAATGTGATCAAAATAGCACTCCATTCCTTCAACCTACAAAATTTAATGTTAGTCGTCTATGCATGCAAACATTAGTACACAATGGATGTAGGATTTCTAAGACCTCACCATGTTTCTTACTACTTGCACGATATCTGCAAATTTTTGGTTTGTGGGAATTTAGGACATGTATACGCCTTAATTTTGAATTGACAACAGACACGAACCAGTGGTTTTGCGCAGACATAGGAAGGAAAATCTGCAAATAGTTTTGTAAAATTCATTCGATGAAAATATTTATTGGATTAAATAATGACACATATTGAATGAAAATGGTACCATGTGGTGTTTGACATATTTGTGTGCTATTGCCCGCATTTGGGCTGTCTCCTGTGCACATATTCCTGATTTCTCTCTCTGCTTGAACTGGAAACCTGCTGCCATCTGTGTGTTCTCTAGGTAGATTTTACCATGACTCCTTTTGTCATTTGGGATTTTCCCCCGCATATCATGTATCCTAGCATCCACAATCTGAAAATACATTGATTCAGGATTTTTTTCTCCAACAATAGAAGGAATCAATTAACATATTCATAATGACAAACGTTATCATCTAACCATCTTTCGAAGGAGTCATAACCATAATCTCTAGTTAATGTCTCCATCGTCTTCTTGGTTAGAACAGAATCCTTTATTTTCACGATGATTTGATCTTCAAAGCAAGAATTGATCCTTATAACTTGGTCAAATTCCGGCATGAAACAGCTGAACTCTGCATTCACAAGGACACATCATCAACATATCATCATGCAACAACATGATAGGCTTCTTGAATACGCGTCTTATTACCTTTCATTACGTCGTGTGTTGTCACATCACCCCACTTCCTTTTTGTCCTATCAAATATATGATTACTTGGTTTAGTGTTGTACAGGATAAAATTTACTCGCCTTATCTCCATATGGCTTTGGTGGCCTCCCAGCTGTGCTTGAAAGGACTTTGGAGACTCTACAATCTTGTAACCGAACACCAACCTCGTCCATCCGCATTAAAGGCTATAAGGGTGTTAGCATACTTAAAGAAACATATGCATATTCTGCAACAAAATAATTATGTACCTGCGTGTCGCACTTTATGTCAAACAGCGTCCTTTGAATGGTATCCAGGGTGACATTTATTTCTTTTATCTCTTCACATATATCCTCCTGACGTCTATTAATTTTATTGAACTCATCCAGCGACCAGGATTCAAAATAATGTACTTTGTTCATGATGTTGCCATATGCCAAAGAAAGCTACATATTGACAATGAATTCCATCATAGTGCAACAATATATTAACTGGttaggaaataaaatttatgcgATAAATACGGGCTTTTTTCCAATCGTAGGTGGGTAAATGTATGGTTTCTTTGCATAGGCAACAGTAGGGTCCTCATCGTCATCGGGATCAAATTCTGTTGGGCCATCATACAATACCTCTACGTTTGGATTTACACATGGTGATTCAGTATGTGCACCAGTCTGATCAAAATTATTCTGCATAAAATACCAACAATGTTTGATACTACCTAGCAGATGTATTATACAATTATGCAGGAACAtaggagaagaaaaaaaaggaacttACTGGATTCAACGGCGCTGGTGTTTTTTCGGATCTATAGGGGTCCCTAAAGTATCCTTTGTTGTTTTGGGTGCTGCAGGAGATGCCTCTGATCCGTTCGTCATGGCGACTGTGCTGCAGTTtctggagcggcggcggcgtcgatcCCCCATGGATGGTGCACACGCTAGAGCTGCGGCGGCGTCGACAGTAGATCGCTGGCTGTTGCACACGCAGGAGCTGCGTTGGACTGTTCATAAAAAAAAAGTCACGCAGGAGCTGCGTTGGACTGTTCATCCAAAAAAAAAGTCCCTCTGATGTAACAAACTCCTTTCATCGACGGCAATATTTATATTGGTGTCAGGAGGGTTGTCTGAGTACAATACGTGTATGTACAATTGGACTATCATTAGTCTGGAGATGAGAGAAAAATAAATCCTTTTGAGCACTTGTGCAAACGTTATTAGGCTACTAAAAGTTTTTTTGGCACTGGACGCACTTCATCCCTGCTGATCTTGTCCTCACCAACCAACAACTGCACACACGATTCGTAATACCAAAATTGAAGTACTGAAATTCCTGCAAAAACAGTACAATTTCAGCAAAGTGAGCAATCCAGATTCTACAGCTCGTGCCATAAACATTGAATCAGCATTTACAATTTCAGATATTTGGTAGGCCAAATTCAGCAGGCCATGAATGCACACAATGTAGTTCAGTACACAAGCAGGGCTATGGGAAAAAAAACAAACCTCATCACCTTCAGTTAGTACTCCAGAATTCATGGCTTGCCTTTCACCTCTTGTTTGATCGCGGCGCACCTCTCGTAACAATCTTCACTGGATCGAGTACTTTGTTGCCAGAAGATCGATTGGCCGCTGAGAAGTGCGCCGGCAAAGGCCCAAACGACGTCTCCTCTTCTGTTCCATTGTCCTCCACACCTTCCTTTAAAATATCATCTAATACCTTCATTACCCTATCTGTATCCCGTTGGCTCCTCGAAACTTTGAATAAAGCTCGATTGCCCTTGTTGCGAGGTGCATGGAAATGATCCATTTGTACAGTCCACACATGCGTGTTGGTACGCATCTCTGTTGGGATTCATCGTCCACCTAAGAGATAGACAACATGGAGGAATGCTTCCAATACGAGCATACTTCAGGACACAGAAAATGTGTGCACATGTAATTCCTTCACACTCCATCTTCCGGCAATGGCATCTAGTATCAATCAAAGATGACCCAAATGTACAGGCTACGTGGAAAAACCGCTGGCGATTGCCTTCCAAAGCAACCTCATACCTCAAAGATCCATTATCAAATATCACCTCTCTAACAGACCAATTATTCCCTTTCCTAATCTGTATGACCACTCTCCGAAAAATTATTGGTGTGAAGGTTTGAGCAACACTTTTCTCAAGCTCATCGGCAGAAATCTTAGTGAAAGGTGTAGAAACCAACGCTTTAGCGTCAAGCTCAATCTCGTTCCTGCGAATGCGTGATTTGCAGAACTCATAATGTTCCACTAAATCAACAAGGGACATTTTCCGGTCTAAATGATTGTGAAGCCTCGAGTTCAAACTCTCGCTCCTCTGATTGCTTTGCATGCCCAAGAAATGCCTCCCTCTTGTGAACGTCGCCGCCCACTTCCTCCTTAGTTCATACATCATATTTACCCACAGGTTATCTTCTTTGATATTATGAGTAGCTCTAAAGTCTATCCAAAGCCTATCAAATTCACCTTCCTCCATTGCATAGTATATGAACTTTCTGAAATCACTGAGCTTAGCACCACGAAATCGTTTCAGCATGTTCTGCTCTATGTGCCAACTACACAATCTGTGATCTGCAGCAGCATCACGATCTCAATTGCTCTAGCCATCGCTGCATCACCATATGTAATTAAGGACCTTGGATGCTGTTGGTGCATCGCCTCCAAAAATGCCTCAAGAAGCCACACATAAGATAGAATAGTCTCATCTGATAATATACCACAACTGAATACAACCGTACTCCGATGATGGTTAACTCCAGTGAAAGGGACAAATGGAAGATTGTACCGGTTCACACGATACGTGCTGTCAAATACCACGACATCTCCAAAAAACACCATAGTCCATCTGAGACTGTGCATCCAACCAGAAAAGGTTCTTAAATCTACCTTCTACATCAAAACTATACTTAAAAAAAACTCTGGATCTTTCTCTTCCATCTGACGCATATGATTCATCACGAATTCCGCGTCGTTCCCTTGTACCTTTCCCTTCTTCTGCCTCGAAAAAGAATTGTACAAATCCTGCGAAAGAAATCCAGTCTCTCCTGGACCATCATGGCTGGTCTCCATTACGTCCAATGATCCGGTATGGACGAAACTCACCAAGCCCCAGCTCGACTGCCTCCGTTTTCTGAGGATCATTAAGCCCTCGGTGCGGCGGCAAAACAAAAGCGTGCTCTGGTTTAGCAAATGGATGCGTATGCACATCCACAAAATCAGTCACATACCATATGCCACTGCTTGCACTCCTCTGCACATCAAGCCTGGCGTTACATCCGCATCGGGTCAGGGCACGTGGCTGTCTTTTCTGATCCGTCCTTTTAAAATGCTTCTCCATTCTGTATCCTTCACATGAGCACACAAATCCCCTCCATGTCACCTTCTTGGTGCTAGGCTTGTACCTGACCTTGTCCTTTCTGACACTGAATCCTTTATGAAGTGCATAAGCATTGTAAAACTTGAAGAAATCTTCCTCCATATTAAAGGTCTGATTTGCCACATATTTATATTCCTCAATTTCCTCCAGGCGAATGTACCCGTTCTCCTCCATTCACACTGCACAAACGACAAAAAAGTAAAATGAATATCATTCCAAGATTTAATCAGTAAAGGATGCACGGGAGAAAACTCAGAAAAGCAACGCTCTAGCTCTTGCTTAATTATCTTTTCCCTACCCAGAATAAATTTATATGCTATATGCTAAAAAAGAATAATTTTAATTTCAAATACAGTGGCACACAACTATTTGTACTACCTCCATCATTTCAATTCATAGTTTATAAAAAAAATGCAGCCACTCTGCAAAAAACATGCGTGGTGACCATATTTCTGCTCAGGAAGATGTGATCAACGGAAGCAATTTAGCATGCGGTTTTGCCGTATGCTCCTGTCAGCGCTTCCCCACGCGAACAACAATCAGATTTAATCGAAGATTTGAATCAAATAAATTTGCACAAAAAATAATTTCTAACAATAGACAACAGCTAACTATGAAAATATGAGAAACAAGGAAGCCTGAAATCAGAGTACGAAGGCTGAAATCCAACATATACAGCAAGTGCTAAACTCTACCTCACGGAACCATGTAAACATGCACTAGCAACAAATCTGCAACTTATGCTGTCCTGGACACATTAACTAGTTCGATGCAAATTGGGGACGACGTGAACTGACATTAGCGAATACAAAAAAAGCTTAACCTCTAATGCCTTAGGACGACCAGCGGGACTACGCGTTGCAACAGCCCAAGGTCCTGCGCTGCAAGCGAAGGCGCGAGCGCAGCAAGGGCCGGCCGTCGGCGGCGCGCCCACGACCGCGCGCACGGTAAGGCCGGCGCCCACGAGGACGCCCGGCGCAGGatggcaaggggaggaggtggcgcCCCGGCGTCGCCAGCACCCGTGCGCGGCAAGGACCGGCGGCACCTGTAGAGGCCGCCGCCGACGAGGTCACCAGACGCAGCGGCCACGAGGAGGAGGCGCCTGTACAGGCAGGCACGAGGAGGAGGCAAGCGGCGGCAGCATGCGTGAGGAGGTCCTCCGCGTGAAGGGCGGGCAGGCACGACGGCGCCCGGCGGCCGTCGGGATCGAAACGAtcgaacagagagagagagaggcagcGGTCTGGATGACGGGCGGATGACGCGTGGATGACGGGCAGCCAGATGCAGATGCACGATGGGGAGGGGGGCTAAAATGAAAAAAGATAAAAAGTTCTCTGAATTTATATTAAGTCACTAATAATAATTTTATCCCTTCCAATGGACTGGATAGTTAGATCTTCACTATACTAGTACTACTAAGTGGTAATATTATGCGCCGTAGAAGTTCTTATTCATAGTGTGCCCCTTACGTGGATCGTTGGTTAGATGGAGGTGTTgctgcccaaaagaaaaagaaaaagaaaaaacccCAAGCATATGCAGATCAGGCAACCCAGAACGAGCAAGGCATCAGACATTCAGACCACGCATCACTTACCAAGTTCAGCATCTCTATCATCGATTGATCGATCATGTTAGTACTTATACCACTATGCTCTATGTATAAGGGTACGAAACTTAGCGCCACTGTACACAACTGCAGCCGAAACCTTGCATGATAAAGCATCCATATATGGCAGTATGGCACTGGAAAACGTACGGGAGCACCGGCGACTGGATTCCGCTGTGTCTAGAAGAGACGGGCACCAGTGGGTGGAGCTTGGTGGACTGAGGAAAGTGTCTGTCTGTAGCTACTGCAAGCTCCTCCTGCGCTTCTCCCGGGGGCAAAGCGAGGCGGTGGACTCCGCCACGTCCTCCAGGCAAACGGCCTGCATCTGGACGGCGATCAGCTGGGAGGAGCGAAGGGCGGCGGCAGCTGTTGGGGAAGCGGAGACGATGGCCATCGTGCTGCTGTTGGACCTCCTCTGCAGCCAGCGGCGGGCGTGCTCATTGGCACCCCTGCTGTTGCCCTGAGAGGAGCTTGCAGGAGATGGGGAAGGTGTCTTCCTCCGGTTCCTTGAGCTGGTGGTGGCGGCGTCACGCCTGCTGCTTGAACCTTTGCTCCGCGACTTGTTCCAGCTGAAACTGAAGGAAAGGAAACCCTTGCGCTTCTTGGGGGATGGGTTCCCAGGATTGGCAGTGGCTTGTGCAGGTTGAGTAGCACCAGCGACGTTAGAACTTGGCTTGCCATTGAAGAATTTGGACACTCTTTTCCTGTTGTATGTAGGTAAGAATTCAAATAGGTCAGAGTAACTGAAGAAGTATATATACAACAAATTGCCCGAATACGACAGCGCTATGGGATCTAACGCAAAACAGAGACAAACAATTTCCAGGTAGCTTGGGATATTACTATTTATAAATAAAAGGCGCACGAGCGGCGACAAGAAATGAGATGAGTATCTAAATGCATGTGAAAGAACTTTGTTGCACCTGTTTGATAATTAACCACATTAATTACATGCTAAACAAAAAAAGAGTTATGTTTGAGCGCGCTTGCCAAAAGTATGTTACCGTTTATAACCGAATAAGCGTTTTATACCGTTACAATTTTTGGCGCTTAGCTTGGTACATCAGCTCATGAGGCGATAGGGTCACTGATAGCGCTGAGTGGCAACTATCGTATTATCATATTAAACCCTAAACCTTCTCATGCACAAAACATTCTTAGTTCTCACCAGCTTATTTTAGTAGGGATAAGAATTCACTATGCTCCATACATAAACATTGCAAAAGACCTGTCTATGGCACTCATAACATGGTAGCATACACAATATCCTTCAAAAACATAATTGCATAGAAGGCCAGCTGCAGTTATCCTTGAAATCGATCAAATAAGATCAATGTAATGGCATGTGGAAGGTATTGCCAGTTATTGCAGACTGTAGAGATAACACTGACAAAACCACCAGATAGAACTGCACAATATCAAAGCATAGCATGTAGATGAAAAATACTCAAGAAAGATTCAAGAAACACAACAGCAAACAGAAACCCAAGCACAGCTTTAGTTTTCTGCTACTGTGGAGAACCGAAGAACCTAAGCAGTTAATATAGCATGATGAACATATTCAATTTTTGTGCATGATGAACACCTCATATAATTCAATGTATTATATGAGGCCATAATTTTTGTGCCAGTTATTGTGCATGATGAACAATACATCTCCTCTTGGCCATAATTTTTAAATTAGCAAAACAGTTAATATAGCATGATGAACACCTCATATAATTCAATGTATTGTGCAAATGTATCAACTAAAAATAATTATCTTCTGTAAAAAACACTTGAAAGAGCATGTGGTGTTCTAAAGGTATACTATTGCTGGTTACCGTCTAAGTCAGATGGGACCAGCAAGTGAAGTATCAAGAAAAACAAATTGTAAATATTCCTTTTAACTTCAATATCCACTTTACTATCATAATTGTAACATCAACTCAAAGCCTTTGGGTTCTTAATTGAACTATCATATCCTATGCCACTATGTTACTAATAGATCAGAAACCATAAGGGTTGAAGTATGTCTGCAAAAATTTTCTATCTGCCTATGTTCATCCTGACGTGGGGACATGGGGTCCCCTGGATGAACTGTGACAAAATCATACAAATATTCTATGAAGATTTGCAAGGAACCCCACATTGGAACTAAATAATCAAGCAAAAGGCATGGGCAAGAGCAAGAATGCAGTGAGTCTGGAAAGCATTTCCAAGCTAAGCATGACAGGCCTTTCATCATGACACAATTCACCTGGAAGAACACAAGTAGTCTTCCCAACAAATTGTCTGAGATCGTTATGGCACCAATAGGCATACTAAAAAAATGAAAACTACATAAGCGGCCCCCATATGTCAGACGCAATCGAGCAGCCAGCAGCCAAACATACTAAACTTTAAGACAGACAATCATCAGTCGCAGCCCCCCTACAACGCTTACGCACACTGCAGCCACCAAAATATCCAGATCGTGAGTGCCACACCACTTTACCCGGACGATCACAAGGGAAATCCCCAGATTTCTTGACAGAGCACTTGAACACAGAGGCACAGACTGCTTCAGATACACCCCGAAATGACACAAAATTTCACAACAAATTCTACAGTACCACTCGAATCACCCGAGACCCCAGAACACCCTCCAGAGATGAACACTGAAGAATCGGgtgaagaaaaaaaaacaatttTACACCTACATCACCCCACAACACTCCGAAGTGAGAGGATCAGAAAAGTACTAGAGTACAAACTAGAATCCCTTTCTACCTGCAGTGCACGACATGACCCAAGAAGTAGAGAAACAAGCTACACAATCCTTGCAAAATCCGTGATAAACCAAGGATCCAGCACGAGTACGGATTACCAGGAGAAGACTGGCAAAGCCCCGGATTAAACTGACCTGTTGCTGGGCAGCG
The genomic region above belongs to Panicum hallii strain FIL2 chromosome 4, PHallii_v3.1, whole genome shotgun sequence and contains:
- the LOC112888525 gene encoding uncharacterized protein LOC112888525, giving the protein MPIVPEDAWRGDGGSSGFGRRGGSPSSSSVAPGSDSRAAVLQCDEMEESDGEVQSSYRGPFETMDALQDALPSNRKRVSKFFNGKPSSNVAGATQPAQATANPGNPSPKKRKGFLSFSFSWNKSRSKGSSSRRDAATTSSRNRRKTPSPSPASSSQGNSRGANEHARRWLQRRSNSSTMAIVSASPTAAAALRSSQLIAVQMQAVCLEDVAESTASLCPREKRRRSLQ